The Kaistella daneshvariae genomic sequence TTTCGATTTTCTTTAAAAAATCCGCGGAATCCAGACCGTTCAAATCTTTTAAAAGCCGGTTGTAATCGTGGATTTTGATGGATTGATTGCTCACGATGAAACTGTACACGTAATTGTAAAGTTCCATACCGTTATGCTTTTTATTTTTTGCTTTCTGGTTCTTTGCATTCAGCGCCACCGAACCCATTCTGTGATGGCCGTCCGCGATGTAGAAAGATTCGATCTGATCGAGAACTTCTTTAAACTGAAGCATTTTCAAGCGGTTATCAATGCGCCAGATTTTATGCCGCGTTCCGTTTTCCGCTACATAATTCAGAATCGGAACATTTTTTTGCTCGTGATTCATCAGCAGTTCCACTTTCGGGTTGGCCATGTAGGTCAGCAAAACCGGCTCTGCCTGGATATTTACTTTGTCTAAATAATACGCCAGACTTTCCTTGCGGTGGGTGAGGGTAGACTCGTGTTTTTTGATGTTGCCGTTCCGGAAATCTTCCACGCTTACCAAGCCCAGAAGGCCTCTGTAAACGCATTTGCTGGGTAAAATCTGTTCGTATAAATAATAGGAGGCATTGTCCTGGATGAGTTTCCGGTCGGCCATCATTTCCTCGAAATTGGTCCGGATTTTTCGCAGGTTGCGGTCTACATCCTTGGATTTGCTCACGACGAAAGGTTTAACCATCTGGATATAAGACGATTCCTGCTGTGCTTTTTTGTTAATTTCTTCTTGGGAGAAATTATCCAGCGGATGCGTCGGGAAAATATCGACATAATCTTCGCTCGGACGAATTCCTCGAAAAGGTTTAAATATCGGCATATTTAGTTAGAATTTCGGTTGATTTCGATAATCTGTTCTGCCAATTCCCGGCCAATTTTCTCCTGCGCATCTACGGTATTTCCACCCAAATGTGGTGATAATGAAAGGTTTGGATTCATCAGCAAAGCCAGTTCCGGTTTCGGCTCGCTTTCAAATACGTCCAAAGCTGCACCTGCTACTTTTCCGGATTCGATGAAATTCAGCAATTCAACTTCATTGATGACGCCACCACGCGCCGTGTTTACGATGTAAATGCCATCCTGCATTTTTTCGAACTGCGCTTTATCGATGATATAACCGTCCGAAGCCGGCGTATTGATGCTTAAAAAGTTCACACCTTGCAAAAACGTGTTGATGTCATTTTCGGTAGAAATCCGAAAATTTGCCGTTTGACCGTCGAAAAATTCTAAAGTCAGCGTTTCGGTTTTTGGATTTCTGGTGAGCACTTTCACTTTCATTCCAAGCGCAATTCCCATTTTCAAAACTTCCTGACCAATGCCACCAAAACCGATGACGCCTAAAGTTTTTCCCTGAAGTTCATAAGCGTTGGAGAATGATTTTTTTAAAGCATTAAAATTAGATTCGCCTTCCAGCGGCATCAAGCGGTTTGATTCGTGCAGAAATCTTGCTAAAGAGAAAAAGTGCGCGAACACCATTTCTGCCACGGATCGGGAAGAAGCTTTTGGCGTATTGATGACGTAAAGTCCTTTATCAATCGCGTATTCCACATCGATATTGTCCATACCAACGCCGCCACGACCGATAATTTTTAAACCGGGACAGGCATCGATGAGGTCCTGACGCACTTTTGTGGCGCTGCGCACGAGCAAGACATCCACGTCATTCTGGTTGATAAAATCTGCTAACTGTTCCTGAGAAACCTTTGCATCCAAAAGTTCAATCCCGCCTTCTTTCAGCGCTGTTTTTCCGGCTTCAGAAATGCCGTCGTTTGCAAGAACCTTCATCTTAATTTAAATTTTTCATTACATCCACCAAAACCTGAACACTTTCTATCGGCAGCGCATTGTACATGCTGGCGCGGTAACCACCTAAGCTGCGGTGACCGTTTAAGCCGTTAATTCCGGCATTTTTCCAGGCTGCATCGAATTCTTCTTTTTTCGAATCATCGAGTAATTTAAAGGAAACGTTCATCAATGAACGGTCTTCTTTTTCGCAGAAAGTTTCGAACAGAGGATTTCGGTCGATTTCAGCATAAAGCAAAGCTGCTTTATCGATATTTCGTTTTTCAGCGGCTTCAATTCCACCGTTATTTTCTAAATGCTGTAATGTTAAAAGCGAGGCATAAATCGGGAAAACCGGCGGCGTGTTGAACATCGATTCTTTTGCAATTTGTAGGGAATAATCCAGGTAAGATGGAATATCCCGGCCTGTTTTGCCTAAAATTTCTTTTTTAACCACGACCAAAGTGGTGCCCGCAGGTCCCATGTTTTTTTGAGCACCGGCGTAGATCAGATCAAATTGGGTAAAGTCGATCACGCGCGAGAAAATATCAGAACTCATATCGCAAACCATGAGTGTGTCCACTTTCGGAAATTCTTTCATTTGCGTTCCGTAAATCGTGTTGTTGGAAGTGCAATGGAAATAATCGTATTCGCTGCCTACGGAATAATCTTTCGGGATAAATGAATAGTTTTTTTCTTTTGAAGAACCTACAATATCTACGGTTCCAAGTTTTTTTCCTTCTTTAATAGCTCCGGCTGCCCAGGTTCCGGTGTCCAGATAAGCGGCTTTTCCGTTTTCTAATTTCATCAGGTTAAAAGGCACCATGACAAACTGTAAACTGGCGCCACCACCAAGGTAAAGAACTTCATAATCATCGCCCAATTTCATTAATCGCTTTACGATCGCACGCGCTTCATCCATGACGGGAACAAAATCTTTACTGCGGTGCGAAATCTCTAAAAGTGAAAGGCCGATGCCATTAAAATCGAGAATTGCGGCTGCGGATTTCTCGAAAACCTCTTGAGGTAAAATGCAGGGGCCTGCGCTGAAATTGTGTTTTTTACTCATGGTCGATGATATTTAAAAAGAATTAATATTTCAGGAAAAAAGGGCAAAATAGCGGTAAATTTTTTCAGTAAGAAAAATTGACTTTATTCGCCGTGTAAAAAAGCTTTTTTCTGCAGCAGACTTTCTTCAGATTCTACATGATCTTCATCGGGAATACAGCAGTCTACGGGGCAAACTGCCGCGCATTGTGGCTCTTCGTGGAAGCCAATGCATTCGGTACATTTATCAGTCACGATGAAGTAGATATCGTCGCTCACCGGTTCCTGCGGCGCATCTGCATCGATGGTTAAGCCGGATTTCATCACTACAGTCCCTTTCAATGCCGTTCCGTCGGAAGCTTTCCAGTCTACGGCGCCTTCATAAATAGCGTTGTTCGGGCATTCCGGTTCACAAGCGCCACAATTGATACATTCGTCTGTTATTTTGATAGCCATTGCTACTTTATTTTTTAAATTTGCACAAAATTACTAAAAATACCCCAATTTTCCGCACAATGAAGCTACAAAAACAAATTTTAGGCCTTTGTAAATTAAGCAGTTATATTGAAGATTTTTTAGATAAAAATGCGGAAAATTTTAGTGAAATTGATGAGGAATTTTTTGCGGTATTGCGAAAATCGGAAATCGAAAATCCGTGGTTTACGCTTGAAAGTCAAAAATTTGCTTTGAAGCAGTGGGCTGAATTATTAAACGAAAATTCACTGCAAAACTGGCTGGAAAAATACCAACCAGCAAAAAACCCGAAGAAAGTCGGTTTAATTTTGGCGGGCAACATTCCGATGGTGGGCTTTCATGACATTCTTTCTGTAGTATTAAGTCAGCATTTTCCACTCATCAAATTATCTTCAAAAGACAAAACATTAATTCC encodes the following:
- a CDS encoding DUF1015 domain-containing protein; translated protein: MPIFKPFRGIRPSEDYVDIFPTHPLDNFSQEEINKKAQQESSYIQMVKPFVVSKSKDVDRNLRKIRTNFEEMMADRKLIQDNASYYLYEQILPSKCVYRGLLGLVSVEDFRNGNIKKHESTLTHRKESLAYYLDKVNIQAEPVLLTYMANPKVELLMNHEQKNVPILNYVAENGTRHKIWRIDNRLKMLQFKEVLDQIESFYIADGHHRMGSVALNAKNQKAKNKKHNGMELYNYVYSFIVSNQSIKIHDYNRLLKDLNGLDSADFLKKIEKNFQIHEKGENAYFPSQKFHISMYLDGKFYSLHVKHELRKKEGQVADLDHFLLEEFIFKDILGIEDPKTTDKITYLKGNSTIEGIKEMKEKVDSGKYKIGFGIYPVSFNDLLKVSDNNIKMPPKCTYIEPKLVTALLMYDMKQ
- a CDS encoding D-2-hydroxyacid dehydrogenase; amino-acid sequence: MKVLANDGISEAGKTALKEGGIELLDAKVSQEQLADFINQNDVDVLLVRSATKVRQDLIDACPGLKIIGRGGVGMDNIDVEYAIDKGLYVINTPKASSRSVAEMVFAHFFSLARFLHESNRLMPLEGESNFNALKKSFSNAYELQGKTLGVIGFGGIGQEVLKMGIALGMKVKVLTRNPKTETLTLEFFDGQTANFRISTENDINTFLQGVNFLSINTPASDGYIIDKAQFEKMQDGIYIVNTARGGVINEVELLNFIESGKVAGAALDVFESEPKPELALLMNPNLSLSPHLGGNTVDAQEKIGRELAEQIIEINRNSN
- the serC gene encoding 3-phosphoserine/phosphohydroxythreonine transaminase; its protein translation is MSKKHNFSAGPCILPQEVFEKSAAAILDFNGIGLSLLEISHRSKDFVPVMDEARAIVKRLMKLGDDYEVLYLGGGASLQFVMVPFNLMKLENGKAAYLDTGTWAAGAIKEGKKLGTVDIVGSSKEKNYSFIPKDYSVGSEYDYFHCTSNNTIYGTQMKEFPKVDTLMVCDMSSDIFSRVIDFTQFDLIYAGAQKNMGPAGTTLVVVKKEILGKTGRDIPSYLDYSLQIAKESMFNTPPVFPIYASLLTLQHLENNGGIEAAEKRNIDKAALLYAEIDRNPLFETFCEKEDRSLMNVSFKLLDDSKKEEFDAAWKNAGINGLNGHRSLGGYRASMYNALPIESVQVLVDVMKNLN
- a CDS encoding 4Fe-4S binding protein, with amino-acid sequence MAIKITDECINCGACEPECPNNAIYEGAVDWKASDGTALKGTVVMKSGLTIDADAPQEPVSDDIYFIVTDKCTECIGFHEEPQCAAVCPVDCCIPDEDHVESEESLLQKKAFLHGE